CGGCGACTGCGTCGATGATCCGCGTGATAGTGGTCGCGTTCGATACCGTTTCCGCCGGGGTGGTGTCTTCCTGCGTAGCCATCGGTTAGAGCGCACCTCCGCGGGTCGGAGCGAAGCGTGCAGTGGGGGAGTCTCGGTGCGGACCGGACGCCGAGGGAGTCGACCGGTCGGGGGATGCGAGGCGTCCGGACGCGGCACCGACGTTCATCAGTTCTGTTTCCGGTCACCGAATATATAAAAGCAGCGTCGTCAGGAATCGCTATACGAATCCTAACTGACGGACAGAAATAGGTTTAGGGGCCCTATTCTCGAACTTGAGGCTTCAGATTCAAATTAACTCGAAGAGTAAATACTTCTTCGGAGCGCGTTCAGTCGAAGCGGGCTCGGGCCGCCTCGCACCACTCGCGGACCCGCCGCTCGTCGAGTTCGAGGGCGTCGGCGACGCTCGCGGGGTCCGCGGTGGCGAGCCGTCGGACCGAGCGGATGCCCGCGTCCGCGAGTCGCGCCGCGTGGTCGTCGTCGACGGCGGCGAGGGCCGTCACGGGCGTCAGTGCGCTTCGCTCGCGCCACGCGGCCTCGTCGTCGGCGTCCCCGCGCGTCCCCTCTCCTTGCCCCGTCTCGCCCGGCTTCGTCGCCCGTTCGCGCCACGCGGCCTCCTCGTCCGTCTCCGCTTCCCGTCCGCCGGCCGGCGTCGACTTCGCCCGCCACTCGGCCTCCTCGTCGCGCGTCGGTTCCTCGGACGCCGTCCCTTCGGCCGCGGCGCGCCACTCGGCCTCCGCGTCGGCCGTCGACTCGGTTCCGGACGCCTCCGAATCCGGCGTTCCGTCGGCGGCCTCCTCGACTTCCTCGGTCCGCTCGCGCCACGCGGATTCGGCGCCCGCCGCGTCGCCCGAACCGTCCGTCTCGGCGGCCGACTCCCCGTCCGCCGCCCACCCCGAGGACGCGGCGACCCACGCGCGTTCGTCGTCGTCGAGTCCGCGCACCTGCGAGGACCGCCGCGAGAGGTCGCCGTCCTCGGAGTCGAACGACCACGACAGCGAGTGCTCGCGCCGTATCTTCGCCGCCACCCCGGGGTGGACGCCGTTCGCGGTCAGGTCGCGGTAGGAGACGCGCTTGCGGGCCAGGTCCTCGACGTCGACGGGGGAATCGCGGAGGGCCGCGGCGGTCTTCGGACCGACGAAGCGCAGGTCCTCGAACGCCTCGGGGACCGTCTCCTCGGACTCCTCGGAGGGCGTCTCCTCCGATTCCTCCTCGTCGGGGACGGTCCACGGGAGGGGAATCTCCCCGTCGTCGTCCGTCGGCGCCGCCGCGCTCCACGACTCGGGGTCGGCCTCGGCCACCGTCCCCCCGTCGTCCTGTCCGGTATCGGCGTCAGTACCGGCGCCGGTGTCGCCCTCCCGGCCGTCGGCCCCCGCGACCCCCTCGGCGTCCCCCCGCTCCGCCGTTCGGTCCTCGGCGCCGTCGCTCCCGTCGGCGCCGTCGCTCCCGTCGGCGGCGTCGTCGCCCTCGCGCCCGCTGTCGGCACCTCGGTTCACGCGTTCACCCGTTGACCCCTACCTTCACGTTCTGCAACTTGAGGGTTTCCGTGCATGTCTGTGTGGAAACAAGTCCTTCGGGAAGCGACTGATACCGCCGTCGGTTCGTCACGTTTAGCACCCGCGGCGGCGACTGAGGTTCATGGACGTTCGTGAGCTATCAGACGTAGGGACGGTCGGCGTCGTCGGCGCCGGGACGATGGGCAACGGCATCGCGCAGGTGGCGGCGACCGCGGGGTACGACGTGGTGATGCGCGACATCGAGGAGGGGTTCGTCGACCGCGGCCTCGACA
This Halogeometricum sp. S3BR5-2 DNA region includes the following protein-coding sequences:
- a CDS encoding DUF7409 domain-containing protein — encoded protein: MNRGADSGREGDDAADGSDGADGSDGAEDRTAERGDAEGVAGADGREGDTGAGTDADTGQDDGGTVAEADPESWSAAAPTDDDGEIPLPWTVPDEEESEETPSEESEETVPEAFEDLRFVGPKTAAALRDSPVDVEDLARKRVSYRDLTANGVHPGVAAKIRREHSLSWSFDSEDGDLSRRSSQVRGLDDDERAWVAASSGWAADGESAAETDGSGDAAGAESAWRERTEEVEEAADGTPDSEASGTESTADAEAEWRAAAEGTASEEPTRDEEAEWRAKSTPAGGREAETDEEAAWRERATKPGETGQGEGTRGDADDEAAWRERSALTPVTALAAVDDDHAARLADAGIRSVRRLATADPASVADALELDERRVREWCEAARARFD